In one window of Leguminivora glycinivorella isolate SPB_JAAS2020 chromosome 10, LegGlyc_1.1, whole genome shotgun sequence DNA:
- the LOC125230092 gene encoding uncharacterized protein LOC125230092 isoform X4, which yields MSLKAAKVQLKTRYLMLTDYAGTIEVRPGTIAATVARRHFREAYKTYVSAYESLVASDSELAEEERLLYQQQFSEVNRLLIQLDEASEEEESGRPSTSKHQGKVKLPLVQLPTFSGCLAEWLSFYDLFMSLVDAGPLSDAEKHYYLRTSLNSEALSIVQHLPMDGDNYTVALDLLKQRYHNSRQLVDTFIGQILNLPNVGGPSVNLRTQFYDPLREAIQALRKLKQPVDEWSYLLLHLILQKLPLRVKTLFEERHGTDPQVLPTLTQLVSLLDEQCRVQQAISPAAVERTPAARRSPTARGRGGAAPAHHLAAPRVLAAQPEPNDQVPRQCI from the exons ATGTCGCTAAAAGCCGCAAAGGTTCAATTAAAGACCCGTTATttaatgttaacggattatGCTGGCACAATTGAGGTACGACCAGGCACGATCGCCGCGACCGTAGCAAGGAGGCATTTCCGAGAAGCCTACAAAACGTATGTTTCGGCATACGAGTCATTGGTGGCGAGTGATTCGGAACTTGCAGAGGAGGAAAGACTACTGTACCAGCAGCAATTTAGCGAGGTAAATCGACTCCTCATTCAATTGGATGAGGCATCAGAGGAAGAGGAGTCCGGGAGGCCCTCAACCTCAAAACATCAAGGTAAGGTCAAACTTCCGTTAGTTCAATTGCCTACATTTTCAGGCTGCCTAGCTGAATGGCTGTCATTCTATGACTTATTTATGTCCCTTGTTGATGCGGGACCGCTTTCCGACGCGGAAAAACACTATTATTTAAGGACGTCGTTAAATAGTGAGGCACTATCGATTGTTCAACATTTGCCTATGGATGGCGACAACTATACAGTTGCCCTGGACCTCCTAAAGCAAAGGTATCACAACAGCAGGCAGCTGGTAGACACCTTTATAGGACAGATCCTAAACCTGCCCAACGTGGGAGGCCCCAGTGTCAATTTAAGAACCCAGTTTTATGATCCTCTCAGAGAGGCCATCCAGGCGCTTAGGAAACTGAAGCAACCTGTCGATGAATGGTCGTATTTATTACTGCATTTAATTTTACAGAAGTTGCCCCTGCGCGTAAAGACGCTCTTTGAGGAGCGGCACGGGACAGATCCGCAAGTGCTACCGACCCTTACCCAGCTAGTGTCGCTACTAGATGAACAATGCCGGGTGCAGCAGGCGATCTCCCCTGCAGCAGTGGAACGAACTCCTGCGGCACGCCGGTCACCCACTGCTAGAGGTCGAGGCGGCGCAGCGCCGGCTCACCACCTGGCAGCCCCCCGGGTCCTGGCAGCACAACCGGAACCCAATGATCAG GTACCAAGGCAGTGCATCTAG
- the LOC125230092 gene encoding uncharacterized protein LOC125230092 isoform X1, producing MYTVTGNIPYVNAYLKGHLDATQLKLADPKFDVSQDVDIIFGLDILNYIYTGSKILTNIPGVEAYGTCFGHVLMGALWKHPADISTKQLRGTSVEDYGVHATRLEEVLEKFWKVEQPPEDPVEHPEHVECERLYTSNTTRMPDGKYMVRLPLLTDRPALGESRAIAARRFYSLEAKLAKNPVFAEKYRDFMREYESLGHMSKSNYQFDSEHFIIPHHGIFKRDSDKLRVVFNGASQSSNGISVNQCLHSGKPLQNDITKILLNFRRHQFVFTADIRMMFRQTWIHPDDRRYQLILWREDPSQDLQVYELNTNTYGLRSSPFVAIRTLIQLANDWQAQHPGSPAADVVRRQVYVDDVLAGAESIAEAQQLKSELTDLMSSAGYELRKWSSNCRELLQDLPQEYCEIPHQFDAEDKSLIKVLGIQWNPINDTMSYQINVPLGQAITKRSVLSTIARLYDPCGYCAPIVYRFKLFMQSLFSDGMTWDEPLTEVQESQWNEMVQDLNHLSHLQISRCVALPGSVSYSLHGFGDASEMGYGACVYLRTADAAGNVMVPRQCI from the exons ATGTATACAGTTACTGGGAATATTCCATATGTAAATGCATACCTCAAGGGTCACTTAGATGCGACGCAGCTCAAGTTGGCAGACCCAAAGTTTGATGTATCTCAAGATGTAGATATCATTTTTGGACTGGATATACTCAATTATATATATACAGGCTCAAAGATTCTCACTAACATTCCAGGTGTGGAGGCCTATGGAACGTGCTTTGGCCATGTACTGATGGGTGCTTTGTGGAAGCATCCCGCTGACATCTCAACGAAGCAGCTGAGAGGGACGTCCGTAGAGGACTATGGAGTCCATGCGACACGCCTCGAGGAGGTACTTGAGAAGTTCTGGAAGGTCGAGCAGCCTCCAGAGGATCCGGTGGAGCATCCGGAGCATGTCGAATGTGAAAGGTTGTATACCTCCAATACTACACGTATGCCTGACGGCAAATACATGGTACGGCTGCCCTTATTGACAGACAGACCCGCACTCGGTGAGTCGAGGGCCATTGCCGCACGCAGGTTTTATTCATTAGAGGCGAAGCTAGCCAAGAATCCAGTCTTTGCTGAGAAATACAGGGATTTCATGCGAGAATATGAGTCATTAGGACATATGTCGAAATCAAACTATCAATTTGATTCAGAACACTTTATAATTCCACATCATGGTATTTTTAAGAGGGATTCTGATAAGCTCAGAGTGGTATTCAATGGGGCATCTCAAAGTAGCAATGGAATATCTGTAAATCAGTGTCTTCACTCAGGAAAGCCGCTCCAGAATGATATTACCAAGATATTGTTGAATTTCAGACGACATCAGTTTGTCTTCACGGCCGACATCCGCATGATGTTCAGGCAGACGTGGATACACCCCGACGATAGGCGCTATCAGCTGATCCTGTGGCGTGAGGATCCGTCGCAGGACCTACAGGTATATGAGTTAAATACTAATACCTACGGGCTACGGTCAAGCCCCTTTGTCGCAATAAGGACGCTAATACAATTAGCCAATGATTGGCAAGCTCAGCATCCAGGCTCCCCAGCTGCAGACGTCGTGCGACGGCAGGTATATGTTGATGACGTACTGGCGGGAGCAGAGTCAATTGCGGAGGCCCAGCAGCTAAAATCGGAGCTCACAGATCTCATGAGCAGTGCTGGGTATGAACTTAGAAAATGGTCGTCCAACTGTCGCGAGTTACTGCAGGACCTACCACAGGAATATTGTGAGATACCTCATCAATTCGACGCAGAAGATAAGAGCCTCATAAAGGTATTAGGCATCCAATGGAACCCGATAAACGACACAATGTCATATCAAATCAACGTACCCCTAGGGCAAGCGATAACCAAGCGAAGCGTGTTAAGTACTATCGCTCGATTATATGATCCTTGCGGATACTGTGCTCCCATCGTCTACAGATTCAAACTGTTTATGCAATCACTTTTTTCAGATGGAATGACGTGGGATGAACCCCTCACGGAGGTTCAAGAAAGTCAATGGAACGAAATGGTTCAGGATTTAAACCATTTGTCTCACTTACAGATCTCTCGATGCGTCGCGCTACCGGGATCGGTATCATATTCACTCCACGGTTTTGGAGATGCGTCTGAGATGGGCTACGGAGCGTGCGTATACCTCCGGACAGCAGACGCCGCTGGAAACGTCATG GTACCAAGGCAGTGCATCTAG
- the LOC125230092 gene encoding uncharacterized protein LOC125230092 isoform X2, with protein sequence MGALWKHPADISTKQLRGTSVEDYGVHATRLEEVLEKFWKVEQPPEDPVEHPEHVECERLYTSNTTRMPDGKYMVRLPLLTDRPALGESRAIAARRFYSLEAKLAKNPVFAEKYRDFMREYESLGHMSKSNYQFDSEHFIIPHHGIFKRDSDKLRVVFNGASQSSNGISVNQCLHSGKPLQNDITKILLNFRRHQFVFTADIRMMFRQTWIHPDDRRYQLILWREDPSQDLQVYELNTNTYGLRSSPFVAIRTLIQLANDWQAQHPGSPAADVVRRQVYVDDVLAGAESIAEAQQLKSELTDLMSSAGYELRKWSSNCRELLQDLPQEYCEIPHQFDAEDKSLIKVLGIQWNPINDTMSYQINVPLGQAITKRSVLSTIARLYDPCGYCAPIVYRFKLFMQSLFSDGMTWDEPLTEVQESQWNEMVQDLNHLSHLQISRCVALPGSVSYSLHGFGDASEMGYGACVYLRTADAAGNVMVPRQCI encoded by the exons ATGGGTGCTTTGTGGAAGCATCCCGCTGACATCTCAACGAAGCAGCTGAGAGGGACGTCCGTAGAGGACTATGGAGTCCATGCGACACGCCTCGAGGAGGTACTTGAGAAGTTCTGGAAGGTCGAGCAGCCTCCAGAGGATCCGGTGGAGCATCCGGAGCATGTCGAATGTGAAAGGTTGTATACCTCCAATACTACACGTATGCCTGACGGCAAATACATGGTACGGCTGCCCTTATTGACAGACAGACCCGCACTCGGTGAGTCGAGGGCCATTGCCGCACGCAGGTTTTATTCATTAGAGGCGAAGCTAGCCAAGAATCCAGTCTTTGCTGAGAAATACAGGGATTTCATGCGAGAATATGAGTCATTAGGACATATGTCGAAATCAAACTATCAATTTGATTCAGAACACTTTATAATTCCACATCATGGTATTTTTAAGAGGGATTCTGATAAGCTCAGAGTGGTATTCAATGGGGCATCTCAAAGTAGCAATGGAATATCTGTAAATCAGTGTCTTCACTCAGGAAAGCCGCTCCAGAATGATATTACCAAGATATTGTTGAATTTCAGACGACATCAGTTTGTCTTCACGGCCGACATCCGCATGATGTTCAGGCAGACGTGGATACACCCCGACGATAGGCGCTATCAGCTGATCCTGTGGCGTGAGGATCCGTCGCAGGACCTACAGGTATATGAGTTAAATACTAATACCTACGGGCTACGGTCAAGCCCCTTTGTCGCAATAAGGACGCTAATACAATTAGCCAATGATTGGCAAGCTCAGCATCCAGGCTCCCCAGCTGCAGACGTCGTGCGACGGCAGGTATATGTTGATGACGTACTGGCGGGAGCAGAGTCAATTGCGGAGGCCCAGCAGCTAAAATCGGAGCTCACAGATCTCATGAGCAGTGCTGGGTATGAACTTAGAAAATGGTCGTCCAACTGTCGCGAGTTACTGCAGGACCTACCACAGGAATATTGTGAGATACCTCATCAATTCGACGCAGAAGATAAGAGCCTCATAAAGGTATTAGGCATCCAATGGAACCCGATAAACGACACAATGTCATATCAAATCAACGTACCCCTAGGGCAAGCGATAACCAAGCGAAGCGTGTTAAGTACTATCGCTCGATTATATGATCCTTGCGGATACTGTGCTCCCATCGTCTACAGATTCAAACTGTTTATGCAATCACTTTTTTCAGATGGAATGACGTGGGATGAACCCCTCACGGAGGTTCAAGAAAGTCAATGGAACGAAATGGTTCAGGATTTAAACCATTTGTCTCACTTACAGATCTCTCGATGCGTCGCGCTACCGGGATCGGTATCATATTCACTCCACGGTTTTGGAGATGCGTCTGAGATGGGCTACGGAGCGTGCGTATACCTCCGGACAGCAGACGCCGCTGGAAACGTCATG GTACCAAGGCAGTGCATCTAG
- the LOC125230092 gene encoding uncharacterized protein LOC125230092 isoform X6 encodes MRHQRKRSPGGPQPQNIKKLPLRVKTLFEERHGTDPQVLPTLTQLVSLLDEQCRVQQAISPAAVERTPAARRSPTARGRGGAAPAHHLAAPRVLAAQPEPNDQACRLRNQQLQRLCTECKISHRLSQPRGGDHHRSGGHHLDRPRHRREGRSRPTHHNHAHHYRGVWRKLGLPPYQTRHLFWWLLVTFHACRLERGPARRRRPSTPCALALDAALSPGNEMISLLVNQRHGG; translated from the exons ATGAGGCATCAGAGGAAGAGGAGTCCGGGAGGCCCTCAACCTCAAAACATCAAG AAGTTGCCCCTGCGCGTAAAGACGCTCTTTGAGGAGCGGCACGGGACAGATCCGCAAGTGCTACCGACCCTTACCCAGCTAGTGTCGCTACTAGATGAACAATGCCGGGTGCAGCAGGCGATCTCCCCTGCAGCAGTGGAACGAACTCCTGCGGCACGCCGGTCACCCACTGCTAGAGGTCGAGGCGGCGCAGCGCCGGCTCACCACCTGGCAGCCCCCCGGGTCCTGGCAGCACAACCGGAACCCAATGATCAG GCATGTCGGTTGAGGAACCAGCAGCTGCAAAGGCTGTGCACCGAGTGCAAGATCAGCCACCGGCTCAGTCAGCCTCGTGGAGGCGATCACCACCGCAGCGGCGGTCACCACCTCGACCGGCCCCGCCACAGGAGAGAGGGCCGCAGCAGGCCCACTCATCACAATCATGCTCACCACTACCGTGGGGTGTGGAGGAAGCTAGGACTCCCTCCCTATCAAACCAGACACCTCTTTTGGTGGCTGCTGGTCACGTTCCACGCCTGCCGGTTGGAGCGAGGGCCCGCCAGGCGCAGGAGACCTTCCACTCCTTGCGCTTTGGCACTCGACGCAGCCCTGAGCCCCGGCAATGAAATGATCTCACTGTTGGTGAACCAGAGGCACGGTGGATGA
- the LOC125230092 gene encoding uncharacterized protein LOC125230092 isoform X5 — MSLKAAKVQLKTRYLMLTDYAGTIEVRPGTIAATVARRHFREAYKTYVSAYESLVASDSELAEEERLLYQQQFSEKLPLRVKTLFEERHGTDPQVLPTLTQLVSLLDEQCRVQQAISPAAVERTPAARRSPTARGRGGAAPAHHLAAPRVLAAQPEPNDQACRLRNQQLQRLCTECKISHRLSQPRGGDHHRSGGHHLDRPRHRREGRSRPTHHNHAHHYRGVWRKLGLPPYQTRHLFWWLLVTFHACRLERGPARRRRPSTPCALALDAALSPGNEMISLLVNQRHGG; from the exons ATGTCGCTAAAAGCCGCAAAGGTTCAATTAAAGACCCGTTATttaatgttaacggattatGCTGGCACAATTGAGGTACGACCAGGCACGATCGCCGCGACCGTAGCAAGGAGGCATTTCCGAGAAGCCTACAAAACGTATGTTTCGGCATACGAGTCATTGGTGGCGAGTGATTCGGAACTTGCAGAGGAGGAAAGACTACTGTACCAGCAGCAATTTAGCGAG AAGTTGCCCCTGCGCGTAAAGACGCTCTTTGAGGAGCGGCACGGGACAGATCCGCAAGTGCTACCGACCCTTACCCAGCTAGTGTCGCTACTAGATGAACAATGCCGGGTGCAGCAGGCGATCTCCCCTGCAGCAGTGGAACGAACTCCTGCGGCACGCCGGTCACCCACTGCTAGAGGTCGAGGCGGCGCAGCGCCGGCTCACCACCTGGCAGCCCCCCGGGTCCTGGCAGCACAACCGGAACCCAATGATCAG GCATGTCGGTTGAGGAACCAGCAGCTGCAAAGGCTGTGCACCGAGTGCAAGATCAGCCACCGGCTCAGTCAGCCTCGTGGAGGCGATCACCACCGCAGCGGCGGTCACCACCTCGACCGGCCCCGCCACAGGAGAGAGGGCCGCAGCAGGCCCACTCATCACAATCATGCTCACCACTACCGTGGGGTGTGGAGGAAGCTAGGACTCCCTCCCTATCAAACCAGACACCTCTTTTGGTGGCTGCTGGTCACGTTCCACGCCTGCCGGTTGGAGCGAGGGCCCGCCAGGCGCAGGAGACCTTCCACTCCTTGCGCTTTGGCACTCGACGCAGCCCTGAGCCCCGGCAATGAAATGATCTCACTGTTGGTGAACCAGAGGCACGGTGGATGA
- the LOC125230092 gene encoding uncharacterized protein LOC125230092 isoform X3 codes for MSLKAAKVQLKTRYLMLTDYAGTIEVRPGTIAATVARRHFREAYKTYVSAYESLVASDSELAEEERLLYQQQFSEVNRLLIQLDEASEEEESGRPSTSKHQGKVKLPLVQLPTFSGCLAEWLSFYDLFMSLVDAGPLSDAEKHYYLRTSLNSEALSIVQHLPMDGDNYTVALDLLKQRYHNSRQLVDTFIGQILNLPNVGGPSVNLRTQFYDPLREAIQALRKLKQPVDEWSYLLLHLILQKLPLRVKTLFEERHGTDPQVLPTLTQLVSLLDEQCRVQQAISPAAVERTPAARRSPTARGRGGAAPAHHLAAPRVLAAQPEPNDQACRLRNQQLQRLCTECKISHRLSQPRGGDHHRSGGHHLDRPRHRREGRSRPTHHNHAHHYRGVWRKLGLPPYQTRHLFWWLLVTFHACRLERGPARRRRPSTPCALALDAALSPGNEMISLLVNQRHGG; via the exons ATGTCGCTAAAAGCCGCAAAGGTTCAATTAAAGACCCGTTATttaatgttaacggattatGCTGGCACAATTGAGGTACGACCAGGCACGATCGCCGCGACCGTAGCAAGGAGGCATTTCCGAGAAGCCTACAAAACGTATGTTTCGGCATACGAGTCATTGGTGGCGAGTGATTCGGAACTTGCAGAGGAGGAAAGACTACTGTACCAGCAGCAATTTAGCGAGGTAAATCGACTCCTCATTCAATTGGATGAGGCATCAGAGGAAGAGGAGTCCGGGAGGCCCTCAACCTCAAAACATCAAGGTAAGGTCAAACTTCCGTTAGTTCAATTGCCTACATTTTCAGGCTGCCTAGCTGAATGGCTGTCATTCTATGACTTATTTATGTCCCTTGTTGATGCGGGACCGCTTTCCGACGCGGAAAAACACTATTATTTAAGGACGTCGTTAAATAGTGAGGCACTATCGATTGTTCAACATTTGCCTATGGATGGCGACAACTATACAGTTGCCCTGGACCTCCTAAAGCAAAGGTATCACAACAGCAGGCAGCTGGTAGACACCTTTATAGGACAGATCCTAAACCTGCCCAACGTGGGAGGCCCCAGTGTCAATTTAAGAACCCAGTTTTATGATCCTCTCAGAGAGGCCATCCAGGCGCTTAGGAAACTGAAGCAACCTGTCGATGAATGGTCGTATTTATTACTGCATTTAATTTTACAGAAGTTGCCCCTGCGCGTAAAGACGCTCTTTGAGGAGCGGCACGGGACAGATCCGCAAGTGCTACCGACCCTTACCCAGCTAGTGTCGCTACTAGATGAACAATGCCGGGTGCAGCAGGCGATCTCCCCTGCAGCAGTGGAACGAACTCCTGCGGCACGCCGGTCACCCACTGCTAGAGGTCGAGGCGGCGCAGCGCCGGCTCACCACCTGGCAGCCCCCCGGGTCCTGGCAGCACAACCGGAACCCAATGATCAG GCATGTCGGTTGAGGAACCAGCAGCTGCAAAGGCTGTGCACCGAGTGCAAGATCAGCCACCGGCTCAGTCAGCCTCGTGGAGGCGATCACCACCGCAGCGGCGGTCACCACCTCGACCGGCCCCGCCACAGGAGAGAGGGCCGCAGCAGGCCCACTCATCACAATCATGCTCACCACTACCGTGGGGTGTGGAGGAAGCTAGGACTCCCTCCCTATCAAACCAGACACCTCTTTTGGTGGCTGCTGGTCACGTTCCACGCCTGCCGGTTGGAGCGAGGGCCCGCCAGGCGCAGGAGACCTTCCACTCCTTGCGCTTTGGCACTCGACGCAGCCCTGAGCCCCGGCAATGAAATGATCTCACTGTTGGTGAACCAGAGGCACGGTGGATGA